The DNA region GGTGCTCGACGCCGCGGTCGGTCTGCTGCGCGGTCACGCACCGGTGCTACTGGCCGCCGGCGCGCTGCTGGCCCTGGCCGAACAACTACTGCTACTGCCGTTACGCGAGGCCGCCGGCGCGACGCCACCGGCGTACCTGCCGACGTGGCACCGGTTCGGGCACTACTGGCTGCTGCTGGCCACCGGGGCCGCCATCGAGGTGACGGTCATCGCGCTGCTCGGTGGGCTCACCTCCCGGGCCGCCGGGGCGGCACTGCTCGGCCAACGGCTCCCCGTACGTCGGTTGCTCGATCCACGTGGCGCCCGGTTCGCCGGGGTCGTCCTGGTCGCCGGAGCGGCCGGTACGGTCATGTTCACCGCCGCGCTGGCCGGGCCGGTCTGGTTCGTGGCGTACGCGATCCTCGGTCTGGCCGTACCCGCGATCGTCCTGGACCGGATCCCGGTGTGGCAGTCGCTGGCCCGCTCGTCCGTGCTGGCCTGCCGGGCCGGGCTGCGCGCCGGACTGATCCGGATCCTCGGTTATGTGATCTGGTTCGCGATCCGCGCCGGGCTCGGGCTGGCCGCGCTGAACCTGGTCGACCCCGGATCACCATGGTTGGCGGCGGCGACGGTGGCCGGCTGGACCATGATCAACGCGCTGGTCTACCCGACGCTGGCCTGCCTCGACGCCGTACTGCACGTGGAGACCAGGATGCGCACCGAAGGGCTGGACATCGCGCTGCGCCGTACCGCCGGCGTCCGTGACCGGCCCGCGCCGCCGTTGGCGGTCGGTACGTGAGCGCGTCGCTGAGCCGCTGGTGGACCGAACGGGTGGCCGCCGTCGGCGACGTCCTGCCGCTGCCGCTGGCCGCGCTGCTGCTGGTGGCCAGCGCCGCTGTCCTCGGCGCCGGCTGGTTCAGCTGGCCTGCCTGGTGGCCCCGGCGGCGACCCGGCTGGCTGAATCCGTGGGCCTGGCTGCGCCGGTTCAGCTGGTCGACGGTATCGACTCCGGTACGCCGGTTGGCGGCGTTCGGGGTCCGCGCCGGCCGTGCCGTCGCCGCAGCGTACCGGCGGCTGACCGTCCGGGCCGTCCGGCGCTGGCTGGCCAGGCTCGACCCGCGCCGGCGCCGCCGGTCGGCCGCCGTACCCGCCAGCGTGGTCGCAGCGGTGCAGCCACGCCAGCCGGACGGCCCGCCGGACGGGCTCGCCGACCGGTTCGCCGCCCAGGGCCGGTACGCCGAGGCGGTCCGGGAACGGTTGCGGACGATGATCCGGGACGTCGCCGACCACGGCGTGGTCACCGACCGCCCCGGCTGGACGGTCACCGAACTCGCCGACGCGGCCAGCCGGGCGGCACCGGCGGCCCACCCTGCGTTGACCGAGGCCAGCGGCATCTTCAGCGAGGTCTGGTACGGCAGACGCCCGGCGCGTGCCGGGCACGACCAACGGATGCGGGAACTCGCCGACCAACTGCGTGCCGCCCTCGGGCCGACCACGCCGGGGGCGCGACGATGACCCGTACCGGCAGCGGCACCACCCGGTGGCGCTGGTTGCGGCTCGTCGTCCCGTTCGTGCTGGTCGGCGGCCTGTTCGTCGGTACGGCGGTGGCGTACCACCGGACGCATCCGGACCCGACCCGGCCCGGTTTCCTGTCCCCGACCAACGTCGGCCCGGACGGCGGCAGCGACCTCGCCGCCGCGCTGCGCGACGACGGTGTCACCGTACATCCGGCCAGCGGGACCGTCGGCGCGCTGCGGGCCGCCCAGGCCACCCCGAGCACCCTGTTCGTCCCCGCGCCGACCCTGATGCACCCCGACTATCTGCAGGTACTGACCAGGCTGCCGGCCGGCACCCGGGTGCTGCTGGTCGACCCGCCGGCCCGGCTGCTGCGCGGCAGCCCGTTGCCGGTCGACACCGCCGGCCGCCGGTGGGCCGCGCGGGCGGCGGGACCGGACGTCGACGGGCGACGCTGCGTGGTGCCCGAGGTGGCCGACGCGGGACCGGCGGCGACGGTACGGCAGCGCTACACCGCCCCGTCCGGGGTCGACCCGACCCGGTTCGACCTGTGCTACGACGCCGCCCTGGCCCGGCTGGCCTGGGGTCAGGTGGAGCTGGTGGTGGCCGGCGCGAACGACCCCTTCCGCAACGACCGGTTCGGCGAGCACCGCAACGCGTCGTTCGCCGCCGGGCTGCTGGGCACCAGGCCGCAGGTGGTCTGGCTGGATCTGGCCCGGC from Solwaraspora sp. WMMD791 includes:
- a CDS encoding DUF4129 domain-containing protein produces the protein MSASLSRWWTERVAAVGDVLPLPLAALLLVASAAVLGAGWFSWPAWWPRRRPGWLNPWAWLRRFSWSTVSTPVRRLAAFGVRAGRAVAAAYRRLTVRAVRRWLARLDPRRRRRSAAVPASVVAAVQPRQPDGPPDGLADRFAAQGRYAEAVRERLRTMIRDVADHGVVTDRPGWTVTELADAASRAAPAAHPALTEASGIFSEVWYGRRPARAGHDQRMRELADQLRAALGPTTPGARR
- a CDS encoding DUF4350 domain-containing protein codes for the protein MTRTGSGTTRWRWLRLVVPFVLVGGLFVGTAVAYHRTHPDPTRPGFLSPTNVGPDGGSDLAAALRDDGVTVHPASGTVGALRAAQATPSTLFVPAPTLMHPDYLQVLTRLPAGTRVLLVDPPARLLRGSPLPVDTAGRRWAARAAGPDVDGRRCVVPEVADAGPAATVRQRYTAPSGVDPTRFDLCYDAALARLAWGQVELVVAGANDPFRNDRFGEHRNASFAAGLLGTRPQVVWLDLARPDAPPPTRDAAPQPPVYLPPEDPGSSPSASATPAAGRQLPAPNATAPSDNPLWDAFPPWFWALLAQLALAALVLVLWRARRFGPVVAEPLPVTVPAAETLLGRGQLYRRSRDRAATAGILRTAMLDRVVALLDLPDRPRPAEIVAAVAARTGASAAQVDALLYGPPPTTDSDLLELTRRLAALPDDLAGPGRPTAGPASDQAGPTAPAPRSPSAIEGEPR